Proteins from a genomic interval of Poecile atricapillus isolate bPoeAtr1 chromosome 1, bPoeAtr1.hap1, whole genome shotgun sequence:
- the LOC131590922 gene encoding cystatin-A-like, protein MMPGGLSDTKPATPEVQQLVNQVKSQFESRANTNCAAFTAIVYKTQVVAGTMYFIKVQVSNAEYVHLKVFQSLPQENQGPSLVSFQTGKTRDDPLTYF, encoded by the exons ATGATGCCTGGGGGCTTATCTGACACCAAGCCAGCTACACCAGAAGTTCAGCAGCTTGTTAACCAG GTGAAGTCACAGTTTGAAAGCCGGGCAAACACGAACTGTGCTGCCTTTACAGCCATAGTATATAAGACTCAAGTGGTTGCTGGGACAATGTACTTTATTAAG GTCCAAGTTTCCAATGCCGAATATGTCCACCTAAAGGTGTTTCAGAGTCTTCCTCAAGAGAACCAAGGtcccagccttgtcagttttCAGACTGGCAAAACCAGAGATGACCCTCTGACCTACTTCTAA
- the LOC131590914 gene encoding cystatin-B-like produces the protein MLCGGVAAARPATDETQRIAEQVKAQLEEKEGKTFDVFTAVEFKTQVVAGTNYFIKVHVGNEEFVHLRVFKSLPHENEQLSLHSYQGSKAKHDELAYF, from the exons ATGTTGTGCGGGGGTGTCGCGGCGGCCCGGCCCGCCACCGACGAGACGCAGCGGATCGCGGAGCAG GTAAAAGCTCAgctagaagaaaaagaagggaaaacctTTGATGTCTTCACTGCAGTGGAGTTTAAAACTCAGGTGGTTGCTGGAACAAACTACTTCATCAAG GTCCATGTTGGGAATGAGGAGTTCGTGCACCTGCGGGTGTTCAAGAGCCTCCCCCACGAGAATGAGCAGCTGAGCCTCCACAGTTACCAGGGCAGCAAGGCAAAGCACGATGAACTGGCTTACTTCTAG